A genomic region of Thunnus albacares chromosome 2, fThuAlb1.1, whole genome shotgun sequence contains the following coding sequences:
- the mn1b gene encoding transcriptional activator MN1 codes for MFGLEQFGSQINSRNPGQSERNINQPRLNMGSHYKGPGFHAGGPPGAVEPGMGPLSEPQMLGLNMNMNGEQYGGFHPRGHSDMHAGSGLQQQQQGPMHGFFNNQQPHQGHPHGHQPHPHQHHPHFSGNFGGPEPGSSCLHGGRLMGYNNNGMGPQQGFGEGFDPLAEGQAGDGFPQQQQQQQQQRPGNMPDFQHHGPPSGSHAVPAPCLPLDQSPNRAASFHGLPSSSSSSSESHGLEPRRMPNQGAVEGLEYNFPSEPPSGHFDVPVFSPSESESQLPHFGPGRPVPSGNFPGNPGMPRTPGMQAISKGHQPPPQPQQPQHGVFFERFGNGRKVPVGMEPGVNARHPLMQQQQQAGLIARQNSCPPGLPRPPQAEPGSTNPNILDGGVMMPGQHNQFEYPIHRLENRGLHPYGDPMFNMQQPAPPPSQQPPNQRLQHFDSPYMNMAKRPRFDFPNAHGGEGWCGGMDNHLSPSAYPGLPGEFTPPVSEGFPPGPLQHPGPEQQSLQQRQNAAMMIKQMASRNQQQRMRQPSLQQLGHHGDVPPGPMAHGGPVGSMPQPNFDRDNGGRMPNIDGQNPHVTQENSWFQGSHPPGEMMSRRMGGAGNESGPHDMGLQQNGAGMMFRPGMGMQEPMRIPGDGHVQALHSPGMHSQFSGNMGNLSQMQSPGAGTGHPNAPAERRPADFPAPPMGAQPTFPYGGANRQGPAHSVPQGVSTSPGSYPPQSEFPSGQRSSVSKLGALSLGNFNKTSTKDSVFGQSCLAALSTACQNMIASLGAPNLNVTFNKKNQNEGKRKLSQTEQDINSSTSNGTGSAGPEYFQSSTSQNSQMPGTGNSNSKPASQSQTVQGEASALSPNYNMDATPCSEGKATTGSGRGRGRRKRDSGHVSPGIFFSSDNGNPVVSPGQQTPSAGVGERGGGTPHEKHLQSPSWGKGGELMLVDQADLMPSLDSGIQSVAKSDSSSPRVDFPDDISTHYGNEDEVSSSSDAGGASATKPNRSPMITGSPKMQRGDHGLINGQKPLSMGINNHTTSTSDSYGLNACGGTGASGVSHPGTPGVEQVRTPSSTSGQEEIHPLEILQAQIQLQRQQFSISEDQPLAMKNGKKNGDCPSQNGDNELASCSPDAGKGSMGTIDLDTLMAEQHATWYVPSDKAMMDGSEDDKAMGPWEKNKSQNNSKEESELSQSKAGAGAPGAGGGGGGGGGGGSSGGNHLQCLSVHCTDELGDSKGRGGPVSSWRSLHSDISNRFGTFVAALT; via the exons ATGTTTGGGCTGGAGCAGTTTGGTTCTCAGATTAATAGCAGAAACCCTGGCCAGTCAGAGAGAAACATAAACCAGCCGAGACTGAACATGGGCTCCCATTATAAAGGCCCCGGTTTTCACGCTGGAGGCCCGCCGGGAGCCGTGGAACCCGGCATGGGCCCTCTGAGTGAGCCGCAAATGCTCGGGCTCAATATGAACATGAACGGAGAACAGTACGGGGGCTTTCACCCGCGGGGCCACTCGGACATGCATGCAGGCAGCGgacttcagcagcagcagcaaggacCCATGCATGGATTTTTTAACAACCAGCAACCTCATCAAGGACATCCACACGGCCATCAACCTCACCCCCACCAACATCACCCCCACTTCAGTGGGAATTTTGGAGGCCCAGAGCCAGGGTCATCATGCCTGCATGGTGGCAGGCTAATGGGCTACAACAACAATGGCATGGGACCACAGCAGGGCTTTGGAGAAGGATTTGATCCTCTCGCTGAGGGACAGGCAGGTGATGGCTttccccagcagcagcaacagcagcagcagcagcggcctGGTAACATGCCTGACTTCCAACATCATGGGCCTCCCAGTGGCAGCCATGCTGTCCCTGCCCCCTGTCTACCCCTGGACCAGTCACCTAACAGGGCAGCATCCTTCCACGgtctcccctcctcctcatcttcctcctctgagTCTCATGGCCTGGAGCCTAGGCGGATGCCCAACCAGGGAGCTGTAGAGGGATTAGAGTATAACTTCCCCAGTGAGCCTCCATCTGGACATTTTGATGTACCTGTATTTTCCccatcagaatcagaatctcaGTTACCCCATTTTGGGCCAGGAAGGCCAGTTCCCAGTGGGAATTTCCCAGGGAACCCTGGCATGCCACGGACACCAGGTATGCAGGCCATCTCTAAGGGACACCAGCCGCCTCCACAGCCCCAGCAGCCTCAACATGGAGTGTTTTTTGAGCGTTTTGGAAATGGCCGGAAGGTGCCCGTGGGAATGGAGCCGGGGGTCAATGCGAGACATCCTCTcatgcagcagcaacaacaggcTGGCTTGATAGCCAGACAGAACTCATGCCCCCCTGGCCTCCCCCGACCCCCTCAGGCTGAGCCCGGCTCCACTAACCCTAACATTCTGGATGGAGGGGTCATGATGCCTGGCCAACACAACCAGTTTGAATATCCCATTCACAGACTGGAAAATAGGGGTCTGCACCCCTATGGGGACCCGATGTTTAATATGCAacagccagctcctcctccctcccaacAGCCCCCGAATCAGAGGCTGCAACATTTTGACTCTCCTTATATGAACATGGCAAAAAGGCCTAGATTTGATTTTCCTAATGCACATGGTGGTGAAGGCTGGTGTGGTGGCATGGATAACCACCTCTCCCCCTCTGCCTACCCTGGACTGCCTGGAGAGTTCACCCCACCTGTGAGTGAAGGTTTCCCACCAGGTCCCCTGCAGCATCCAGGGCCTGAGCAGCAGTCTCTGCAACAGCGCCAGAATGCAGCCATGATGATAAAACAGATGGCTTCTCGCAACCAGCAGCAAAGGATGAGGCAGCCCAGTCTGCAGCAGCTGGGTCACCACGGTGATGTACCTCCTGGCCCCATGGCTCACGGAGGACCAGTTGGGAGCATGCCTCAACCCAACTTTGACAGGGATAATGGTGGCAGGATGCCCAACATTGATGGACAAAATCCTCATGTAACTCAGGAGAACTCCTGGTTCCAAGGGTCCCACCCACCAGGGGAGATGATGTCACGGCGTATGGGTGGAGCGGGTAATGAATCAGGGCCCCATGACATGGGGCTACAGCAGAACGGGGCTGGGATGATGTTCAGGCCAGGCATGGGCATGCAGGAGCCCATGAGAATACCAGGAGATGGGCATGTACAGGCCCTCCATTCCCCGGGCATGCACTCACAGTTCAGCGGCAATATGGGCAACCTCTCACAAATGCAGTCTCCAGGAGCAGGTACAGGGCATCCAAATGCACCAGCAGAAAGGCGGCCAGCTGACTTCCCTGCACCTCCAATGGGAGCACAGCCAACGTTTCCCTATGGAGGGGCTAACCGTCAGGGGCCAGCCCACAGCGTTCCCCAGGGAGTGAGCACCTCACCAGGGAGCTACCCTCCTCAGTCTGAGTTTCCCTCAGGCCAGCGGTCGTCTGTTAGTAAGCTTGGAGCTCTGTCCCTTGGGAACTTCAACAAAACCAGCACTAAAGACAGTGTTTTCGGCCAGAGCTGCCTGGCGGCCCTTTCTACGGCCTGCCAGAACATGATTGCAAGCCTAGGGGCCCCCAATCTCAACGTAACATTCAACAAGAAGAACCAAAATGAGGGCAAGCGAAAACTGAGTCAGACAGAGCAGGACATTAATAGCAGCACATCTAATGGGACTGGCAGTGCTGGTCCTGAATATTTTCAGAGCAGCACTTCCCAGAACAGCCAGATGCCTGGCACCGGGAATAGCAACTCTAAGCCTGCAAGTCAAAGCCAGACGGTGCAGGGGGAAGCCAGTGCCCTCTCCCCAAATTACAACATGGACGCTACCCCGTGCAGTGAGGGGAAGGCAACAACAGGgagtgggagagggagagggaggagaaaaagagacagtggACATGTGAGCcctggaatttttttttcctctgacaaTGGTAACCCTGTTGTAAGTCCAGGCCAGCAGACCCCCTCAGCTGGCGTTGGGGAGAGGGGTGGGGGCACGCCTCATGAGAAACACCTCCAGTCACCCTCTTGGGGAAAAGGAGGTGAACTAATGTTGGTGGACCAGGCTGACCTGATGCCTTCTCTGGATAGTGGCATTCAAAGTGTTGCCAAGTCTGACAGTAGCTCACCACGAGTGGACTTTCCTGACGATATCAGCACCCACTATGGCAACGAGGATGAGGTGTCCTCCAGCTCAGATGCAGGAGGGGCCTCAGCCACCAAGCCTAATCGCAGCCCTATGATCACTGGCTCACCCAAAATGCAAAGAGGTGACCATGGATTGATAAATGGACAGAAGCCCTTAAGCATGGGCATTAACAATCATACTACCTCGACATCGGACAGTTATGGACTGAATGCTTGTGGGGGCACAGGGGCCAGTGGGGTGAGCCACCCAGGAACTCCTGGGGTGGAGCAGGTACGCACCCCATCCAGCACCTCTGGCCAGGAAGAAATCCATCCTCTGGAGATTCTGCAGGCCCAGATCCAGCTACAGCGGCAGCAATTCAGTATCTCTGAGGACCAGCCTCTGGCCATGAAGAATGGCAAAAAGAATGGCGACTGTCCCTCACAGAACGGAGACAATGAGCTGGCGAGCTGCAGTCCGGATGCTGGAAAGGGCTCAATGGGCACTATTGACCTTGACACCCTCATGGCAGAGCAGCACGCCACCTGGTACGTGCCCAGTGACAAGGCCATGATGGACGGGTCAGAGGATGACAAGGCCATGGGACcctgggaaaaaaataagagcCAAAACAACAGTAAAGAAG AATCAGAGCTGTCCCAGAGTAAGGCTGGAGCCGGGGCCCCTGGggccggaggaggaggaggaggaggaggaggaggtgggagcAGTGGAGGGAACCACCTGCAGTGCCTGTCCGTCCACTGCACAGACGAGCTGGGGGACAGTAAGGGCCGAGGGGGGCCCGTCTCCTCCTGGCGCTCTCTCCATTCTGATATCTCCAACCGATTTGGGACATTTGTGGCCGCACTGACTTGA